From Medicago truncatula cultivar Jemalong A17 chromosome 7, MtrunA17r5.0-ANR, whole genome shotgun sequence, a single genomic window includes:
- the LOC11430690 gene encoding histone H2AX, with product MSSKGATTTTKGGRGKPKASKSVSRSSKAGLQFPVGRIARFLKAGKYAERVGAGAPVYLSAVLEYLAAEVLELAGNAARDNKKNRIVPRHIQLAVRNDEELSKLLGAVTIANGGVLPNIHQTLLPKKVGKGKGEIGSASQEF from the coding sequence ATGAGTTCCAAAGGTGCCACAACAACCACCAAAGGAGGAAGAGGCAAACCAAAAGCCTCGAAATCCGTTTCAAGATCTTCAAAAGCCGGTCTTCAATTCCCCGTTGGAAGAATCGCAAGATTCCTCAAGGCCGGAAAATACGCTGAACGTGTCGGCGCCGGTGCTCCGGTCTACCTCTCTGCCGTACTTGAGTATCTCGCTGCTGAGGTTTTGGAATTGGCTGGTAACGCTGCCAGGGACAACAAGAAGAATCGAATTGTTCCAAGGCATATTCAGCTTGCTGTGAGGAATGACGAAGAACTCAGCAAGCTTTTGGGAGCTGTAACCATTGCTAATGGTGGTGTTTTGCCCAATATTCATCAGACATTGCTTCCTAAGAAAGTTGGAAAAGGGAAAGGGGAAATTGGATCTGCTTCTCAAGAGTTTTAG